In a single window of the Leopardus geoffroyi isolate Oge1 chromosome D2, O.geoffroyi_Oge1_pat1.0, whole genome shotgun sequence genome:
- the LOC123576523 gene encoding rho-related GTP-binding protein RhoU, which produces MPPQQGDPAFPGRCEAPPVPPRQERGARGGRGPGAPGGRGRAGGAEGRGVKCVLVGDGAVGKTVSYTTNGYPTEYIPTAFDNFSAVVSVDGRPVRLQLCDTAGQDEFDKLRPLCYTNTDIFLLCFSVVSPSSFQNVSEKWVPEIRCHCPKAPIVLVGTQSDLREDVKVLIELDKCKEKPVPEEAAKLCAEEIKAASYIECSALTQKNLKEVFDAAIVAGIQYSDTQQQPKKRKSRTPDKMKNLSKSWWKKYCCVV; this is translated from the exons ATGCCCCCGCAGCAGGGGGACCCCGCATTCCCGGGCCGTTGCGAGGCGCCGCCCGTTCCGCCGCGCCAGGAGCGCGGGGCGCGCGGGGGGCGCGGGCCCGGGGCgccggggggccgggggcgcgCGGGCGGTGCCGAGGGGCGCGGCGTCAAGTGCGTGCTCGTCGGCGACGGCGCCGTGGGCAAGACG GTGAGCTACACCACCAACGGCTACCCCACCGAGTACATCCCCACCGCCTTCGACAACTTCTCGG CGGTGGTTTCTGTGGACGGACGGCCTGTGAGACTCCAGCTCTGTGACACTGCCGGGCAG GATGAGTTTGACAAACTCAGACCCCTCTGCTACACCAACACGGACATCTTTCTTCTGTGCTTCAGTGTGGTGAGCCCCTCATCCTTCCAGAACGTCAGTGAGAAGTGGGTGCCCGAGATCCGATGCCACTGTCCCAAAGCCCCCATCGTCCTCGTTGGAACTCAGTCGGATCTCAGAGAAGACGTCAAAGTCCTCATTGAGCTGGACAAATGCAAAGAGAAGCCGGTGCCTGAAGAGGCAGCTAAGCTGTGCGCCGAGGAGATCAAAGCCGCCTCCTACATCGAGTGTTCAGCCTTGACTCAGAAAAACCTCAAAGAGGTCTTTGACGCGGCCATTGTCGCCGGCATTCAGTACTCAGACACTCAGCAACAGCCAAAGAAGCGCAAAAGCAGGACTCCTGACAAAATGAAAAACCTCTCCAAGTCCTGGTGGAAAAAGTACTGCTGTGTCGTATGA